In Alosa sapidissima isolate fAloSap1 chromosome 11, fAloSap1.pri, whole genome shotgun sequence, a single window of DNA contains:
- the LOC121723617 gene encoding MOB kinase activator 2, whose product MGGCQSYSGAAESDGAHTYANTHAINLNDVSLLNLKNNNWQAPLCGDKKPYLRPECVSERITQSSTELFTFSALPHGLDLNEWMATNTISFFQLVTLISSALSELCTSTSCPTASGPGDRVYFWKDESGRKLKCSAPLYTDYALSYIQELLSDEDVFPVRADADFPAGFIFLVQKVFLLMFRTLAHLYSAHYTQLVAMEMHPHLNTVFTHLVLFCQSFQLLEPQEIDPLQDLITALTHS is encoded by the exons ATGGGGGGTTGCCAGAGTTACTCTGGTGCGGCGGAGAGTGACGGGGCACACACTTACGCCAACACTCATGCGATCAACCTCAACGACGTCAGCCTCCTCAATCT gaagaATAATAATTGGCAGGCTCCTCTGTGTGGAGATAAGAAGCCGTACCTGCGTCcagagtgtgtgagcgagagaatcACGCAGAGCAGCACTGAGCTCTTCACATTCAGCGCCTTGCCACATGGCTTAGACCTCAATGAATGGATGGCCACAAACA ctatcTCATTCTTCCAGCTGGTGACTCTCATCTCCAGTGCTCTGTCTGAGCTCTGCACCTCCACGTCCTGCCCAACAGCCAGTGGACCTGGAGACAg ggtgtactTTTGGAAAGATGAGTCTGGAAGGAAATTGAAGTGTTCAGCTCCTCTCTACACTGATTACGCCCTGTCCTACATCCAGGAACTACTGTCAGATGAGGACGTGTTTCCCGTCAGGGCAG acgCTGATTTCCCAGCTGGTTTCATCTTCCTGGTGCAGAAGGTTTTCCTGCTGATGTTCCGCACTCTGGCTCACCTGTACTCTGCCCACTACACACAGCTGGTCGCCATGGAGATGCACCCGCACCTGAACACTGTCTTCACGCACCTGGTGCTCTTCTGCCAGAGCTTCCAGCTGCTAGAGCCGCAGGAAATCGACCCACTGCAGGACCTCATCACAGCGCTCACAcacagctag
- the dnaja2b gene encoding dnaJ homolog subfamily A member 2b, which translates to MANAVDTKLYDILGVSPSASENELKKAYRKLAKEYHPDKNPNAGDKFKEISFAYEVLSDPEKKELYDRYGEQGLREGGGGGAGMEDIFSHIFGGGLFGFMGGQGAPGRSRNGGRRRGEDMVHPLRVSLEDLYNGKTTKLQLSKNVLCAACSGQGGKPGAVQKCTACRGRGVRVMIRQLAPGMVQQMQSVCSDCNGEGEVISEKDRCRECEGRRVIKEVKMLEVHVDKGMRHGQKITFGGEADQAPNTEPGDIVLILQETDHEDYRRDGNDLYVTRRIGLVEALCGFQLQLVHLDARQLLVKHPAGNVIEPGCVKVVKGEGMPHYRNPFEKGDLFIKFDVQFPESGWIGPEKLMELEDLLPEREKDENITADAEEAELEDYDPGQSSCGGHRREAYNDSSDEEGGPHGPGVQCAHQ; encoded by the exons ATGGCGAACGCTGTGGACACCAAACTGTACGACATTCTCGGGGTTTCTCCATCAGCATCCGAGAATGAACTGAAAAAG GCATATCGAAAACTAGCGAAGGAATATCACCCAGACAAGAATCCAAACGCAGGAGACAAG tTTAAGGAGATCAGTTTTGCCTACGAGGTGCTGTCCGATCCGGAGAAGAAGGAGCTGTACGATCGCTATGGCGAGCAGGGTCTGCGTGAGGGTGGCGGCGGGGGGGCCGGCATGGAGGATATCTTCTCCCACATCTTTGGCGGGGGCCTCTTCGGCTTTATGGGGGGCCAGGGGGCGCCAGGGCGCAGCCGAAACGGTGGAAGGAGGAGGGGCGAGGACATGGTGCATCCGCTCAG GGTGTCACTGGAAGATCTTTATAACGGCAAGACTACAAAACTGCAGCTGAGCAAGAATGTTCTCTGTGCCGCCTGTAGTGG gcaGGGCGGCAAGCCAGGTGCGGTGCAGAAGTGCACGGCGTGTCGTGGGAGAGGTGTGAGAGTGATGATCAGACAGCTGGCCCCTGGCATGGTGCAACAGATGCAGTCAGTCTGTTCCGACTGCAATGGAGAAG gtgagGTGATCAGTGAAAAGGATCGCTGCAGGGAGTGTGAGGGGAGGCGTGTGATTAAGGAGGTGAAGATGCTAGAGGTCCATGTTGATAAGGGCATGAGACATGGCCAGAAGATCACCTTCGGTGGAGAGGCTGACCAGGCGCCCAACACCGAACCTGGAGATATAGTACTCATTCTGCAGGAGACAGACCATGAG GACTACCGTCGGGATGGCAACGACCTTTATGTGACCCGGCGCATCGGGCTGGTGGAGGCTCTGTGTGGCTTCCAGCTGCAGCTGGTGCACCTGGACGCACGGCAGCTCCTTGTCAAACACCCCGCCGGAAACGTCATCGAGCCTG gCTGCGTTAAGGTGGTCAAGGGGGAGGGGATGCCTCACTACAGAAATCCATTCGAAAAAGGAGATCTGTTCATCAAATTTGATGTGCAATTCCCAGAAAGCGGCTGGATCGGTCCTGAGAAGCTGatg gaATTGGAGGACCTACTTCCAGAGCGTGAGAAGGATGAGAATATCACAGCAGATGCAGAGGAGGCTGAGCTTGAAGATTATGACCCAGGTCAAAGTTCATGTGGGGGTCACAGACGTGAGGCGTACAACGACAGCTCCGACGAAGAGGGGGGGCCACATGGGCCAGGGGTTCAGTGTGCACatcagtaa
- the LOC121724629 gene encoding uncharacterized protein LOC121724629, with protein sequence MLHNEHGGVWWDSLSPAQREECVFELGVLAERALSDRDLLALCELPGAFHIYRQGDCEEEGKLRVQSWSAHPQELAWTALVFLMELESFYQEEKRALSTLMTRVDQAVQCEVCICLHLAVTRAQRETHSHAALLAARQNWETWPDVNTDTRGEHLATLIRQRDKHPENNSTHNLQDFRDNQETQSECPANQSAETSMDPGDRLLMEETPYLEILCDRSQCDVQHGEPIAAEEGQGLEKQGSLIAAAWGDISEPANQDSPPQSPLDQDQEAVSSEEPSEETPDLTHTLLTDAPAAHTLHTHPHTGDPQTLHTHSEPQTLHTLLTDVPAMHTLLHTEDLQSQLSQSEYTPNIHTLQTYTDIGDPQTQHAHLKPQKTHPDRSHTPVMMGEEPEVCVESCAEVDEGVCSVCIDQESVFTDEGSVCEEESVCGEDVCVEGVYETQEGVCPDVEEMCGAAKSVFENRKSVCENHNGVPEKQEGGG encoded by the exons CTGGCTCTGTGTGAACTACCAGGAGCATTCCACATCTACAG GCAGGGTGactgtgaggaggaggggaaactCAGGGTGCAGTCATGGTCGGCCCATCCTCAGGAGCTTGCCTGGACAGCACTGGTGTTCCTGATGGAACTGGAGTCCTTTTaccaggaggagaaaagagcacTGAGTACACTCATgaccag ggtgGATCAGGCTGTGCAGTGTgaagtgtgtatatgtttgcatTTGGCAGTGACAAGagcacagagagaaacacactccCATGCAGCTCTCCTGGCAGCAAGACAGAACTGGGAgacatg GCCAGATGTAAACACTGATACCAGAGGGGAGCATCTAGCTACTTTAATTCGACAAAGAGACAAGCATCCAGAGAATAATTCCACACACAACttgcag GATTTCCGTGACAACCAGGAGACGCAGTCTGAGTGCCCAGCCAATCAGAGTGCAGAGACTTCTATGG ACCCTGGAGACCGTCTTCTCATGGAGGAAACTCCATATTTGGAGATCCTCTGTGATAGGAGTCAGTGTGATGTACAGCATGGCGAGCCAATAGCAGCAGAAGAGGGGCAGGGCCTTGAGAAGCAGGGTTCTCTGATTGCAGCAGCCTGGGGTGACATCAGTGAACCAGCCAATCAAGACTCACCTCCACAGTCACCTCTTGACCAGGACCAG GAAGCAGTCAGTTCAGAGGAGCCTTCAGAGGAGACGCccgacctcacacacacactcctcacagatgcgcctgcagcacacacactccacacacacccacacactggaGATCCTCAGacactacacactcactcagagccTCAGACACTACACACTCTCCTCACAGACGTGCCTGCAATGCACACACTCTTGCATACTGAAGACCTCCAATCACAACTTTCTCAATCTGAATATACACcgaatatacacacactccaaacgTATACAGACATTGGAGATCCTCAAACACAGCACGCACACTTAAAACCGCAGAAAACACACCCCGACAGGTCACACACGCCCGTCATGATGGGCGAAGAAcctgaagtgtgtgtggagtcgtGTGCTGAAGTAGACGagggtgtgtgttctgtgtgtatcGACCAGGAGAGCGTGTTCACAGACGAAGGGAgcgtgtgtgaggaggagagtgtgtgtggagaggatgtgtgtgtcgAGGGAGTCTATGAGACTCAGGAGGGTGTGTGTCCAGATGTAGAAGAGATGTGTGGTGCTGCAAAAAGTGTGTTTGAGAAtcggaaaagtgtgtgtgagaatcacAACGGTGTGCCTGAGAAACAGGAGG gagGAGGATGA